A DNA window from Actinokineospora baliensis contains the following coding sequences:
- a CDS encoding transposase domain-containing protein, whose product MGNLRPIVSDHEKLTDAIGIGVLTRLLTRDLVVDAADRREKRVRLLPARAMFFGTSCEEVLRKLAHGLQTVGSWRKERTAPTVGAISKARMRPD is encoded by the coding sequence ATGGGCAATTTGCGGCCGATTGTGTCGGATCATGAGAAATTGACTGACGCGATCGGTATCGGGGTGTTGACACGATTGTTGACTCGAGACCTGGTTGTCGATGCGGCGGATCGTCGGGAGAAACGGGTGCGATTGTTGCCCGCCCGGGCGATGTTCTTTGGTACGAGCTGTGAAGAAGTCCTGCGGAAACTAGCGCACGGGTTGCAGACCGTGGGGTCGTGGCGGAAAGAGCGGACGGCCCCGACCGTCGGGGCGATCTCGAAAGCGCGGATGCGACCTGACTGA
- a CDS encoding helix-turn-helix domain-containing protein, translating into MASDNSGRFCASCARRVGPASPAEEKPDEFWRRPALREALRSKHIGYVINAYRLEHRPVLTQAAVGRWLGLGQPQVSRLESSRTPVHDLNKLEAWARALRIPQPYLWFQLGKVSAQVGVDSDAPWDELVRGLNRSDVGLRTVEQLQVFTEELCCEYAWRDAGELKAEARRCLQGISTLLSGSCSLVEHRELLVTAGWLMLLTGCIEYDMGNYRQAELDRSSAFRVGEETGHGEIIAWAFEMSAWFALTQGRLNAVGPACEAGTAAAPNSSVAVQLSAQAAKAAARMGRRESVTKILDQGYRLLGQRAPDTAGQPLRHRPDQVGLLRDGLLPDRGRGPARGGTRPGSPANLAAAGRL; encoded by the coding sequence ATGGCTTCGGACAACAGCGGGCGGTTCTGTGCATCCTGTGCCCGCAGGGTCGGTCCGGCGTCGCCTGCTGAGGAGAAGCCGGATGAGTTTTGGCGTCGGCCTGCGTTGCGTGAGGCTTTGCGGTCGAAGCACATCGGCTATGTCATCAACGCGTATCGCCTGGAGCACCGCCCGGTTCTGACGCAGGCTGCGGTGGGTCGTTGGTTGGGGTTGGGGCAGCCGCAGGTCAGCAGGTTGGAGTCGTCGCGTACGCCTGTCCACGACTTGAACAAGCTCGAGGCTTGGGCGCGGGCGTTGCGTATCCCGCAGCCGTATCTGTGGTTCCAGCTCGGGAAGGTGTCTGCCCAGGTCGGGGTGGACTCTGATGCTCCGTGGGATGAGTTGGTGCGCGGGTTGAACCGGTCGGATGTCGGGCTTAGGACGGTTGAGCAGCTTCAGGTCTTCACTGAGGAGTTGTGTTGTGAGTATGCGTGGCGTGATGCGGGGGAGTTGAAGGCTGAGGCTCGGAGGTGTTTGCAGGGCATCTCGACCCTGTTGTCTGGTTCGTGCTCGTTGGTGGAGCATCGGGAGCTGTTGGTCACCGCTGGGTGGTTGATGTTGCTGACCGGGTGCATCGAGTACGACATGGGCAACTACCGGCAGGCTGAGCTTGACCGGTCGTCGGCGTTCCGGGTGGGTGAGGAGACCGGGCACGGGGAGATCATCGCGTGGGCGTTCGAGATGAGTGCGTGGTTCGCGCTCACCCAGGGACGACTCAACGCGGTTGGTCCTGCTTGTGAGGCTGGCACGGCGGCGGCGCCGAACTCGTCGGTGGCGGTCCAGCTATCAGCGCAGGCCGCCAAGGCTGCTGCTCGGATGGGTCGGCGGGAGTCGGTGACCAAGATCCTCGATCAGGGCTACCGGCTCCTCGGCCAACGAGCGCCCGACACGGCCGGACAACCACTTCGTCATCGACCCGACCAAGTGGGACTTCTACGCGATGGACTGCTACCGGATCGTGGGCGAGGACCGGCGCGCGGCGGAACACGCCCAGGAAGTCCTGCGAATCTCGCGGCGGCCGGACGGCTCTGA
- a CDS encoding S8 family serine peptidase produces MRNRIPAALTATALVGGLAIALSPPAAAAPTAAPAEPTTVVTLITGDRVGLTKADATGTRRPVLMPDTRRRGGFRGFTVGEHVYVIPLDALPLVASGQLDRQLFDVAALADAGYDDRRGDLPLIQTGPSTRAAGVRTVRELPLSGARALAADKSALAGSWRALTAAGGKVWLDSKVAPSLDRSAAQIGAPAAWQAGVTGAGVTVAVVDTGVDQTHPDLASREIAQHNFTDEPTDADVVGHGTHVASTIAGTGAKYRGIAHGAKILDAKALGIAGGQLSWIIAAVEWSVANGADIVNMSLGADDTPGIDPLEEAVNRLSAETGTLFVVAAGNSGRPKTVGTPGTADAALTVGSVERDDSLSPFSSRGPRIGDAAVKPDVTAPGSGIAAAKSADGLLGDPVEPGYVAMSGTSMASPHVAGAAALLAQKHPDWTGAQIKAALTASAKPTAGLSGYQQGAGRVDVAKALAQNVTTSPTTVSFGAQLWPHNDDKPVSTELTYKNSASTPVNLDLAVDALGPDGKPAPSGLLTVSPAKVTVPAGGSAKVTVTGDTRLGSLDGHYSGSVVATGGGQNSRTPIGVDREVESYDVTLKFLGPNGKPSADWLSTALGVDSEGFEFIIPEADGTAKTRLPKGRHILDNVYTAPAGTEFRHLAYPAFEVTGATEVVLDARKTKPVRVTAPTTVAPLFGFTGYEARFGDRWAGAVLGVDDLNTLWTGQIGPDLPADVFTWTANQFYWDGPGTDFHALAWFQEKSVPTGFTRVVTRRDLATLRTTVGVGRAGGTAGRTLGATSLTGRAGLVFVGRVADHEITDYVNAENVQWEGGVDVGSPEGLDSYYIAEPLRPRAGQTYRLRANYGIFGPGLPRASSPWASRDNDTLRVNVGLWSDGPGNWGLSLTDSARTTLYRNGKKIGESSAAGSGQFPVPTAAADYRLETEGTRPADFQVSTKVSATWTFRSDPRQSALPLSAVRFDAKLRPDNSAAPGRFTIPVTLQLEDGRHTKPRTLSVDVSYDEGKTWRSTHIRDGAIHLDHPRTATSVSLRAKAEDGRGGTVKQTIIRAYLIKK; encoded by the coding sequence ATGCGAAATAGAATTCCAGCGGCGCTGACCGCCACCGCGCTCGTCGGTGGTCTCGCCATCGCCCTCAGCCCACCGGCCGCCGCGGCACCCACCGCGGCCCCGGCCGAGCCGACCACGGTCGTCACCCTCATCACCGGCGACCGCGTCGGCCTCACCAAGGCCGACGCCACCGGCACCCGCAGGCCGGTGCTGATGCCGGACACCCGGCGCCGGGGCGGCTTCCGCGGCTTCACCGTCGGCGAGCACGTCTACGTCATCCCGCTCGACGCGCTGCCGCTGGTGGCCTCCGGGCAGCTCGACCGGCAGCTGTTCGACGTGGCGGCGCTGGCCGACGCGGGCTACGACGACCGGCGCGGGGACCTCCCGCTGATCCAGACCGGGCCGAGCACCCGGGCGGCGGGCGTGCGGACCGTGCGCGAACTGCCGCTCAGCGGTGCCCGGGCCCTCGCGGCGGACAAGTCCGCGCTGGCGGGCTCGTGGCGGGCGCTGACCGCGGCGGGCGGCAAGGTGTGGCTCGACAGCAAGGTGGCGCCGTCGCTGGACCGCAGCGCCGCGCAGATCGGTGCGCCCGCGGCCTGGCAGGCGGGGGTGACCGGCGCGGGCGTGACGGTCGCCGTCGTCGACACCGGCGTCGACCAGACCCACCCGGACCTGGCCTCGCGCGAGATCGCCCAGCACAACTTCACCGACGAGCCGACCGACGCCGACGTCGTCGGGCACGGCACGCACGTCGCCTCGACCATCGCCGGGACGGGCGCGAAGTACCGCGGCATCGCGCACGGCGCCAAGATCCTCGACGCCAAGGCGCTCGGGATCGCGGGCGGGCAGCTGTCGTGGATCATCGCGGCGGTCGAGTGGTCGGTGGCCAACGGCGCCGACATCGTCAACATGAGCCTCGGCGCGGACGACACCCCCGGGATCGACCCGCTCGAGGAGGCGGTCAACCGGCTCAGCGCCGAGACGGGCACGCTGTTCGTGGTGGCCGCGGGCAACTCCGGCAGGCCCAAGACCGTCGGGACACCCGGCACCGCGGACGCTGCCCTGACCGTCGGTTCGGTGGAGCGCGACGACTCGCTCTCGCCGTTCTCCAGCCGCGGCCCCCGCATCGGCGACGCCGCGGTGAAGCCGGACGTCACCGCGCCCGGTTCCGGGATCGCGGCGGCCAAGTCGGCCGACGGGCTCCTCGGCGACCCGGTGGAGCCGGGCTACGTCGCCATGTCGGGCACCTCGATGGCCAGCCCGCACGTGGCGGGCGCCGCGGCGCTGCTGGCGCAGAAGCACCCCGACTGGACCGGCGCGCAGATCAAGGCGGCCCTGACCGCCTCCGCCAAGCCCACCGCCGGGCTCTCGGGCTACCAGCAGGGCGCGGGCCGCGTCGACGTGGCCAAGGCGTTGGCGCAGAACGTGACCACGAGCCCGACGACGGTGAGCTTCGGGGCGCAACTGTGGCCGCACAACGACGACAAGCCGGTGAGCACGGAGTTGACCTACAAGAACTCCGCGAGCACACCCGTCAACCTGGACCTGGCGGTCGACGCGCTCGGGCCGGACGGCAAGCCCGCGCCCAGCGGTCTGCTCACCGTCAGCCCGGCCAAGGTGACCGTGCCCGCGGGCGGCAGCGCGAAGGTCACCGTCACCGGCGACACCCGGCTGGGCAGCCTCGACGGGCACTACAGCGGGTCCGTGGTCGCCACTGGCGGCGGGCAGAACAGCCGCACGCCGATCGGTGTCGACCGCGAGGTCGAGAGCTATGACGTGACGCTGAAGTTCTTGGGCCCCAACGGGAAGCCGTCCGCGGACTGGCTCTCGACGGCGCTCGGCGTCGACAGCGAAGGCTTCGAGTTCATCATCCCGGAGGCGGACGGGACCGCCAAGACCCGGCTGCCCAAGGGGCGCCACATCCTCGACAACGTGTACACCGCGCCCGCGGGTACCGAGTTCCGGCACCTGGCGTACCCGGCGTTCGAGGTCACCGGCGCGACCGAGGTCGTGTTGGACGCGCGCAAGACCAAGCCGGTGCGGGTGACCGCGCCGACCACGGTCGCGCCGCTGTTCGGCTTCACCGGCTACGAGGCCCGCTTCGGCGACCGCTGGGCAGGCGCCGTGCTCGGCGTCGACGACCTCAACACCCTGTGGACCGGGCAGATCGGCCCCGACCTGCCCGCCGACGTGTTCACCTGGACCGCCAACCAGTTCTACTGGGACGGACCGGGGACCGACTTCCACGCCCTGGCCTGGTTCCAGGAGAAATCCGTGCCCACCGGCTTCACCAGGGTGGTCACCCGCCGGGACCTGGCCACGCTGCGCACCACCGTCGGTGTGGGCAGGGCGGGCGGCACGGCGGGTCGCACACTGGGCGCCACCTCGCTGACCGGCCGCGCGGGCCTGGTCTTCGTCGGCCGCGTGGCCGACCACGAGATCACCGACTACGTCAACGCCGAGAACGTCCAGTGGGAAGGCGGCGTCGACGTCGGCAGCCCAGAGGGCCTCGACTCGTACTACATCGCCGAGCCGCTGCGCCCGCGCGCGGGCCAGACCTACCGGCTGCGGGCGAACTACGGGATCTTCGGCCCGGGCCTGCCCCGCGCGAGCTCCCCGTGGGCCTCGCGCGACAACGACACCCTGCGGGTGAACGTGGGCCTGTGGAGCGACGGACCGGGCAACTGGGGCCTTTCGCTCACCGACTCCGCCAGGACCACCCTTTACCGCAACGGGAAGAAGATCGGCGAGTCCAGTGCAGCGGGCAGCGGCCAGTTCCCGGTCCCCACGGCCGCGGCCGACTACCGCCTGGAAACCGAGGGCACCCGCCCCGCCGACTTCCAGGTGAGCACCAAGGTCTCCGCCACCTGGACGTTCCGCTCCGACCCGCGCCAAAGCGCCCTCCCGCTGTCCGCGGTCCGCTTCGACGCCAAACTCCGCCCCGACAACTCCGCCGCACCCGGCCGCTTCACCATCCCCGTCACCCTCCAACTGGAGGACGGCAGGCACACCAAACCCCGCACCCTCTCCGTGGACGTCTCCTACGACGAGGGCAAAACCTGGCGCTCCACCCACATCCGCGACGGCGCCATCCACCTCGACCACCCCCGCACCGCGACCTCGGTCTCCTTGCGCGCCAAGGCAGAAGACGGCCGTGGCGGAACAGTCAAGCAGACCATCATCCGCGCCTACCTGATCAAGAAGTAG